Proteins from one Pseudarthrobacter sp. BIM B-2242 genomic window:
- a CDS encoding FAD-binding oxidoreductase encodes MGSLVEELVGALGAPQVNTDETALARYAVDQAPVLDFQLPEAVVFARSVADVQAVVRLCSAQGVSVVARGAGTGVSGGAHASRNSVVLSLERMNRILDLNPDDETAVVEPGVVNAALNEAAAEYGLMYAPDPASFRTSTIGGNVATNAGGLRCAKYGVTRDSVLALDVVLADGSLIHTGHQTFKGVAGYDLTGLFVGSEGTLGIVVGATVRLKYLPRDIHTVAAFYPDFRQAAAGVLAVGRARVQPAIMELLDGGTLAQLDEIHGSDLSSRGRSLLLIQTDGFGAAAEAAVVRSVLAAGGATVSTESTAEAEQLVELRRNSRGVEVDDQYRVGEDVAVPRSRLVDYVAVLEDLAAQHHVNLKVVAHAGDGNLHPTFWIDRAGDAVDADAMDRLNLALDASVTGALEMGGTITGEHGVGQYKLRWLGLEQPEPVREFQRRIKELFDPAGILNPGKAI; translated from the coding sequence GTGGGCAGCTTGGTTGAAGAGCTGGTGGGCGCCCTCGGTGCCCCGCAGGTGAACACCGACGAAACAGCGCTGGCCAGGTATGCCGTGGACCAGGCCCCTGTCCTGGACTTCCAGTTGCCCGAAGCCGTGGTCTTCGCCCGTTCTGTGGCAGACGTCCAGGCGGTGGTCCGGCTCTGCAGTGCGCAGGGAGTTTCCGTCGTGGCCCGGGGAGCCGGGACCGGTGTTTCCGGGGGCGCCCACGCGAGCCGGAACAGCGTTGTCCTGTCGCTGGAACGGATGAACCGCATCCTTGACCTGAACCCCGACGACGAGACTGCCGTCGTCGAACCCGGGGTGGTGAACGCGGCACTCAATGAGGCCGCCGCGGAGTACGGGCTGATGTACGCGCCCGATCCCGCCAGTTTCCGCACGTCGACCATCGGCGGCAATGTTGCCACCAATGCCGGGGGACTGCGCTGCGCCAAGTACGGCGTCACCAGGGACTCGGTGCTGGCGCTGGACGTGGTGCTGGCCGATGGCTCCCTGATCCACACCGGCCACCAGACCTTCAAGGGTGTGGCGGGCTACGATCTCACGGGCCTGTTTGTTGGCTCGGAGGGCACGCTGGGGATCGTGGTGGGAGCGACCGTGCGGCTCAAATACCTGCCCCGCGACATACACACTGTTGCCGCCTTCTACCCGGACTTCAGGCAGGCCGCCGCGGGGGTCTTGGCTGTGGGCAGGGCACGAGTGCAGCCGGCCATCATGGAACTCCTCGACGGCGGCACGCTCGCCCAGCTGGACGAAATCCACGGCTCCGACCTAAGTTCGCGCGGCCGTTCGCTGCTCCTGATCCAGACCGACGGGTTCGGCGCTGCGGCGGAGGCCGCCGTCGTCCGGTCGGTCCTCGCAGCCGGCGGCGCAACGGTGAGCACCGAATCAACGGCGGAAGCCGAGCAGCTCGTGGAGCTGCGCCGGAACAGCCGGGGCGTGGAGGTGGATGACCAGTACCGGGTGGGGGAGGACGTCGCCGTACCCCGCTCGCGCCTGGTGGACTACGTCGCCGTGCTCGAAGACCTGGCGGCGCAACACCACGTGAACCTGAAGGTGGTGGCGCACGCCGGAGACGGCAACCTGCATCCGACGTTCTGGATTGACCGGGCGGGCGACGCAGTGGATGCAGACGCCATGGACCGCCTGAACCTCGCCCTGGACGCCTCCGTCACTGGCGCCCTGGAGATGGGCGGCACCATCACGGGGGAGCACGGCGTCGGGCAGTACAAGCTCCGCTGGCTCGGCCTGGAGCAGCCGGAGCCGGTCCGGGAATTCCAGCGCAGGATCAAGGAGCTGTTCGACCCTGCAGGCATCCTGAACCCTGGCAAGGCCATCTAA
- a CDS encoding DUF4032 domain-containing protein — MSDEYNAQWHDEPTDYAQVGKLPRFEAASAKDDKNIAISSSLSITAASADPELLDLPWHIALEDWPAENLAALPRGISRHIVRFAHLGGSVIAIKETSEHVARHEYHMLRKLARLDVPCVDPVAVITGRTTLDGRPLNPVLVTRHLKFSMPYRALFSQMLRKDTLTRLIDAQALLMVRLHLIGFYWGDVSLSNTLFRRDAGAFAAYLVDAETGELYPDLSTGQREYDLEIARVNIAGELMDLLDGGLIEEKVDPVATSELIMESYRRLWAELTEKESFELGERWRVAARIRRLNELGFDVEEYAIKTTQNGSTIQLQPKVVDAGHHMRRLLRLTGLDAQENQARRLLNDMDTFRADNNPGMDEEYSAHLWVSQVFEPIVRSIPRDLSRKLEPAEAVHEVLEHRWYMSEEQARHIPLAEAVQSYIDSVLRHRRDEAAIMLNPDTGMLKILEAETEESRYGADESIDEYPDVDD; from the coding sequence ATGAGCGATGAATACAATGCCCAGTGGCACGACGAGCCAACGGACTACGCGCAGGTCGGCAAACTGCCCCGGTTCGAGGCAGCGAGCGCCAAGGACGACAAGAACATTGCCATCTCCAGTTCACTCAGCATCACTGCTGCCTCCGCGGATCCGGAACTCCTCGACCTGCCCTGGCATATCGCGTTGGAAGACTGGCCGGCGGAAAACCTGGCCGCGCTACCCCGCGGCATCTCCCGGCACATCGTGCGTTTCGCACACCTGGGCGGCTCAGTCATCGCCATCAAGGAAACCTCTGAGCATGTAGCCCGGCACGAATATCACATGCTCCGCAAGCTGGCCCGCCTCGACGTCCCCTGTGTTGACCCGGTAGCGGTCATCACCGGACGCACCACGCTGGACGGACGTCCGCTGAACCCGGTGCTGGTAACGCGGCACCTGAAGTTTTCAATGCCCTACCGGGCCTTGTTCTCCCAGATGCTCCGCAAGGACACCCTGACCCGCCTGATCGATGCCCAGGCCCTGCTGATGGTCCGGCTCCACCTCATCGGCTTCTACTGGGGCGACGTTTCCCTGTCCAACACGCTGTTCCGCCGCGATGCCGGCGCGTTCGCTGCCTACCTGGTCGACGCCGAAACCGGGGAGCTGTACCCCGATCTTTCCACCGGCCAGCGCGAATACGACCTCGAGATCGCCCGGGTGAACATCGCCGGCGAGCTGATGGACCTCCTGGACGGCGGCCTGATCGAGGAAAAGGTGGACCCCGTGGCCACCAGCGAACTCATCATGGAAAGCTACCGCCGGCTATGGGCGGAGCTGACGGAGAAGGAATCCTTCGAACTCGGCGAACGGTGGCGCGTGGCCGCCCGCATCCGGCGGCTCAACGAACTCGGGTTCGACGTCGAGGAATACGCCATTAAGACCACCCAGAACGGGTCCACTATCCAGCTCCAGCCCAAGGTGGTAGACGCCGGCCACCACATGCGCCGGCTGCTGCGTCTGACCGGGCTGGATGCCCAGGAAAACCAGGCACGGCGTCTGCTCAATGACATGGACACCTTCCGGGCGGACAACAACCCTGGCATGGACGAGGAATACAGCGCGCACCTGTGGGTCAGCCAGGTGTTCGAGCCGATTGTGCGCTCCATCCCCCGCGACCTGTCCCGCAAACTTGAGCCGGCCGAGGCAGTCCACGAGGTCCTGGAGCACCGCTGGTACATGTCCGAGGAACAGGCCCGCCACATCCCGCTCGCCGAGGCCGTGCAGTCCTACATCGATTCCGTCCTGCGCCACCGCCGGGACGAGGCTGCCATCATGCTCAACCCGGATACGGGTATGCTCAAGATTCTCGAAGCGGAGACTGAGGAGTCCCGTTACGGTGCGGACGAATCCATCGACGAGTACCCGGACGTCGACGACTAG